The stretch of DNA ACCGCCGGCCGAACCCGAGCAAGCGCCCGCGCAGACCGCGGCCGCCGGTGACCTTTCGCTGCCTGCGGGCGCTCCCGAAGGCGCGGTGGTCGAACCGGGCTCGCGCACGCTCGTCGTGGCGCTGCGCGAACCCGACCGGCTCGCCATGGTCGACCTCGACACCCGGCGGGTCGACGTCGTGCCCGCACCCGGGGCGGCCCGGCACCTGGTCACCGGGCGGCCCGGCGAAGTCCTGGTGCTCGGGGAGAACACCGGGCGAGTGGCCCGGGTGGCCGTGCCGAGCGGACAGGTCCTCGGCGAGGTCCCCGTCGGCCCGCAACCGCACGACGCCGCGCAGGTCGGCGAAACCGTGTTCGTGAGCAACGAGATGGGCGGATCCGTCGGTGTGGTGCGCGACGGGCGGATGGTGCGGGAGCTGCCCGGCTTGGCCCAGCCCGGCGGCCTCACCGCCACCGGCGGGCGCATCGCCGCCGTGGACGTCCGCGGCAACCGGCTGCACGTGTTCGACGCGTCGACGCTGCGCGAGGTCGCGGTGCTGCCGGCAGGTCTGGGGCCGAGCCATGTCCGGCCGATCGGCGAAGGCCGCGTAGCGGTGGCCGACACGCGCGGACATGCGGTGCTCACCTTTTCGATCACCGGGCGCCCGCGGCAGCTCGGCGCCGCACCGCTGCCCGGGCGGGCGTACGGCCTGGCAACCGACCCGGCGCGCGGCAGGGCGTACGCGACCTCGGCGAACACGAACCAGCTCGCGGTGCTCGACATCCGGCCGGACGGGACGCCCGCCGCGCCGCGGTTGCTTCCCGCGGTGCAGCAGCCCAACGACGTCGCGGTGGATCCGCGCAACGGCGACGTCTGGGTGGTCGGCACTGCTCGGGCGGAGCTCCAGGTGCTGCCCGCCGCGCGTCTGAGCGGATGACCGACGGTGTCGACACACTTGCCCCGAACAGCGGAGGACCCCCACGCCAGGGGGAGGAGCGCGGGGGTCGGAGGGGATCTCCACAGTCGCTGACCGGGGGTGTGTCAGCGACCTGATTGTGGCACGCGCTCCCTGATTTGGGGAGGGATTCGCGGAGAACCGCACCGCTTGCGCCGGACCCGTTCCCTCTGGCGAAACGCGCAGCGCCGCCGACCGCTCGCGGGCGCCGGCCACCGCCCGTGCGTCCGATGTGGATCGCTTGTCGGGTGTCGCCGGAGCGGGCTCGCTGGGTGATTCCGAAGTGGATCGATCAGAGCGTCTGATTACGCAGCGTCCTAAACGAATCACTCTGTGGGGGGCTGCGGCTGTTGACAGCCTGTGGATAACCTGCGGCCGAAACCCGAGCCGGGGAGGCGTCATGTACGGGTCGCTGGACGTGCGAAAGTTCCTGTGGCAGCAGGAGGAAACCGCCCACCGAGGATCCTCGGCGGTGCCCGCTCCGCGCAGCGGTGAGCCCGCCCGGATCACCGCCGACCAGGTGCACAGAGCGCGCATAGCGGTCGCCCGCAGCGCGGCGGACACCGAGGACTGCCGGCTGCTGCTGGACATGCTCGGACTCGTCCCGGACGACGAGGACGGCGAGCCGCCGGTCATCCGCTGAACCCGCGGCCGCGGCCGGAAACGGTTGCGGTGTCGGCGAACCGCGCTGCGCGGTGTCGGACTCTGCTACTTCGGAGAAGCGCACCGTCCGCGGCCGCGCCTGCTCGGCGGCGAACCCGGGAGCGGATCGGCGATCCGGCGTGCGGAACCTTCCCCGCGAGGCGTGCACCCCCCGGTCGCCCGCCTCGCGGGGGAAGGAACCGGCCGAGCCGCGCCCGGCCTGCGGGAAACATACCGCGAGGTTTCTTTCCCGTTCCGTCCAGGTCACCGCTCGGTCCCGCAGTGGTCACCGGTGTGACACGGGCACGGCGCATGGGCAGCCGACGGTGCAGCGCGGTAACTTCGCGTGGCGTAGTTGATCATCCTTTCGTGGACTGCGTCACCGCATTGGTG from Saccharopolyspora sp. SCSIO 74807 encodes:
- a CDS encoding YncE family protein, whose translation is MRKPALLLFAIATALTGCAAPPAPPPPPPPAAPQPLPPPAEPEQAPAQTAAAGDLSLPAGAPEGAVVEPGSRTLVVALREPDRLAMVDLDTRRVDVVPAPGAARHLVTGRPGEVLVLGENTGRVARVAVPSGQVLGEVPVGPQPHDAAQVGETVFVSNEMGGSVGVVRDGRMVRELPGLAQPGGLTATGGRIAAVDVRGNRLHVFDASTLREVAVLPAGLGPSHVRPIGEGRVAVADTRGHAVLTFSITGRPRQLGAAPLPGRAYGLATDPARGRAYATSANTNQLAVLDIRPDGTPAAPRLLPAVQQPNDVAVDPRNGDVWVVGTARAELQVLPAARLSG